A window of the Cicer arietinum cultivar CDC Frontier isolate Library 1 chromosome 6, Cicar.CDCFrontier_v2.0, whole genome shotgun sequence genome harbors these coding sequences:
- the LOC140920694 gene encoding uncharacterized protein: protein MESETASWNVDLKSIPEVGKGILHNTSGEVLHNIPTPAGHVKVSPTVAFEPTAPLPIPDNDGDMKFLSDAIGSYVAWPTHLVALEKKIPKDKSVTSPEKVQINKPPLQPKKGSKPQKLEVNRAAKLQRLEGNKAAKLAATKNLDRGKSVAAAAAPNKSQPRLGKYGACLDIQIKRNMGSSNDSPIVQMNQDIFGDEYIEYLEKEQMYELLEHKELSATVISLYIR from the exons atggagagtgaaaccgcaAGTTGGAACGTCGATTTGaaaagtattcccgag gtgggaaaaggaatattgcacaatacttcgggagaagtattgcacaatattccgacccccgcgggccatgtcaaagtatcgcctacggttgctttcgaaccaactgcaccgttgcccataccggacaacgatggagatatgaagttcttaagcgacgctattggcagttacgtggcatggcccacacaccttgttgccctcgaaaaaaagattcccaaggacaaatcagttacatctcccgaaaag gtccaaataaataaaccacccctacagccaaaaaaaggcagcaaacctcaaaaattggaggttaatagggctgccaaactacaaaggctggagggtaataaagctgccaaacttgcagcaacaaaaaatctggatcggggaaaatcggtcgctgctgctgctgctcctaataaaagtcagccacgccttggtaaatacggggcgtgtcttgacatccaaataaaaaggaacatgggcagcagcaacgattcgcccattgtacaaatgaatcaagacatctttggagatgagtatattgaatacctcgaaaaggagcaaatgtacgaacttctcgaacataaggagctgagtgctactgtaatcagcttgtacataaggtaa
- the LOC101496460 gene encoding elongation factor 1-delta 1-like, with protein sequence MAVTLYNLKSESGLKKLDEYLLTRSYISGYQASKDDITVYSALSSVPSDEFVNVSRWYKHIDALLRISGVSGEGSGVTVESSSLVAEEAVATPPAADSKATEAEDDDDDDDVDLFGEETEEEKKAAEDRAAAMKASGKKKESGKSSVLMDVKPWDDETDMKKLEEAVRSVEMEGLFWGASKLVPVGYGIKKLQIMLSIVDDLVSVDTLIEERLTVEPINEYVQSCDIVAFNKI encoded by the exons atggCAGTCACACTCTACAACCTTAAGTCTGAATCTGGGTTGAAGAAACTTGATGAGTACCTTCTCACACGCAGTTATATCAGTGG ATACCAAGCTTCAAAGGATGATATCACTGTCTATTCAGCTTTGTCATCAGTTCCATCAGATGAATTTGTGAATGTGTCTAGATGGTACAAGCACATTGATGCTTTGTTGAGAATTTC TGGTGTTTCTGGTGAGGGATCTGGTGTCACTGTGGAGTCATCCTCTCTTGTTGCTGAAGAGGCTGTTGCTACTCCTCCAGCTGCTGACTCCAAG GCTACTGAAGCAGAGGATGACGATGACGATGACGATGTTGATTTGTTTGGTGAAGAGACAGAGGAAGAGAAGAAGGCAGCTGAGGATCGTGCAGCGGCCATGAAGGCATCTGGCAAAAAGAAAGAGA GTGGGAAATCATCTGTTCTGATGGATGTGAAGCCATGGGATGATGAAACCGACATGAAAAAGCTTGAAGAAGCAGTGAGATCTGTAGAGATGGAAGGGTTGTTCTGGGGTGCAT CAAAACTTGTTCCTGTTGGGTACGGTATCAAGAAACTGCAAATTATGCTTTCTATTGTGGATGACCTGGTTTCTGTTGACACTCTTATTGAGGAACGTCTTACTGTTGAGCCCATCAATGAATATGTCCAGAGTTGTGACATTGTTGCCTTCAACAAAATAT AA
- the LOC101499923 gene encoding putative UPF0481 protein At3g02645, with product MTQNCKSCKHFTNLIRYTYLPRKIQVNGVNPSKNFTTFSSEYVPRTETKLYEAGITFEKVQGRSYLDIKFKRTLIFNWFLCLGCLPLFKCFQARLEIPYLKVDQVTGSVLRNLIALEQCHYSEQTFICNYVSLIDSLIHTDQDVEFLVDTETIGHELGSHAELATLVNGLCKYVVFTSNYYGKIIMELNEHYNNSWKHFMGRLKAVSVFP from the coding sequence ATGACACAAAATTGTAAATCTTGCAAACATTTCACTAATTTGATTAGATATACTTACCTTCCAAGAAAAATTCAAGTAAATGGTGTGAATCCATCAAAAAATTTCACAACATTTTCATCAGAATATGTACCAAGGACAGAAACAAAGTTGTATGAAGCAGGTATTACTTTTGAGAAAGTTCAAGGTAGAAGTTATTTGGACATTAAGTTTAAAAGGACACTAATTTTTAACTGGTTTTTGTGCTTAGGTTGTTTACCATTATTTAAATGTTTCCAAGCTCGTTTGGAAATTCCTTATTTGAAAGTAGACCAAGTAACAGGAAGTGTTCTTAGGAACCTTATTGCATTGGAACAGTGTCACTATTCAGAACAAACTTTTATATGCAACTATGTTTCATTAATTGATTCTTTGATTCATACTGATCAAGATGTTGAGTTTTTGGTTGACACTGAAACAATTGGACATGAACTTGGGAGTCATGCTGAATTAGCAACTTTGGTTAATGGTTTATGCAAATATGTTGTGTTCACATCAAATTATTATGGAAAAATCATTATGGAACTTAATGAACATTATAATAATTCTTGGAAACATTTTATGGGTAGGTTAAAGGCAGTGAGTGTATTTCCGTGA